One window from the genome of Mastacembelus armatus chromosome 18, fMasArm1.2, whole genome shotgun sequence encodes:
- the LOC113123009 gene encoding uncharacterized protein LOC113123009 produces MQWTVQVSVVLLNIVWIAFFIHPDPLSVFVQRRSSDDEMLFGEFCIELPLVKITKTNSNSTTSEENPSLPVNKTKSPQDCIETNTQEKHQYTSESSHTELRPAAPGCEPKILDRKETTNHPHFVLGQTTTARPVLGPGSRTPVKETDLTPPAPGAKPKTKDRFNINLDNCCWKFYPKRIKKDLLISYQMTDHRCLRKGVIFVTQKSHRICVDPSLSWVQNIMKTLDEKSF; encoded by the exons ATGCAGTGGACTGTTCAGGTCAGTGTGGTTCTCCTGAACATTGTCTGGATTGCCTTCTTTATACACCCAGATCCTCTGTCAG TGTTTGTACAGAGAAGGAGCTCTGATGATGAGATGCTGTTTGGAGAGTTTTGCATTGAGCTTCcactggtcaaaatcaccaagaCGAACAGCAACAGCACAACATCTGAAG AAAACCCCTCTCTCCCTGTCAACAAGACCAAAAGTCCACAGGACTGCATTGAAACaaatacacaagaaaaacatcagtacACTTCAGAGTCGTCACATACAGAACTCAGACCTGCTGCACCAGGATGTGAACCTAAGATACT agacaggaaggagaCAACAAATCATCCTCATTTTGTTTTGGGACAGACGACTACAGCCAGACCTGTGCTGGGACCAGGATCAAGGACACCAGTAAAAg AGACTGACCTGACACCTCCTGCACCTGGAGCCAAACCTAAGACGAA AGACAGGTTCAACATTAATCTAGATAATTGCTGCTGGAAATTCTACCCgaaaagaataaagaaagaCCTCTTGATATCTTATCAAATGACTGATCACCGGTGCCTGAGGAAAGGGGTCAT ttttgtgaCACAAAAGTCTCATCGTATCTGTGTGGATCCAAGTCTGTCCTGGGTTCAGAACATCATGAAAACCCTGGATGAAAAGTCCTTTTAA